The genomic region CGGCCTTGCAGGAGCGCCCGCACCTCGGCGGCGGCATCGTCCCTGCCGACATACGCGTCGATGCGGCGCTGCAGCGTCGCATCGCGCCTGATGATTTCGGCGGCCAGGCGCTCGTGGTGCATGTCGGACGCCGGGGCCGGATGTGAGGCGGCTGACGCCGCAAGCTGCAGCCAGTCCGACTCGCAAGCGGTGTCCAATCCGAGATCGAGGCCGGGGGACGGTGAATGGTGCAGCCACGCCGCGATCGGCTCGACGACGTGCGATAGCGGGTAGTGCCCCAGGTCGTGCAGCAGAGCCGCCGCGCGGAGCAGTCGGCCCTCGGCGTCGAGGTCAATGCCCGGCGGCGGCTCCGTGGCCTCCAGGCGCCGCCACACCCGGCGCATGATCTCCTGCGCCCCGATCGAATGCGCCAGGCGCGTATGTCGTGCGCCGGGGAACACGAGCGAGGCCGTGCCCAGCTGCTCCAGTCGCCGGAGGCGTTGCATCGCCGAATGGTCCACCAGCGCGAGCAAGGGCGCCTCGAGCTCGATCGGCCCGAGCACGTTGTCGTGAATGACCGTCGCCATCGCGTGCAGCGCATCCCCAGCCGGTATCGCGTCCGCGCCAGAGTATCGGCTTCACGCCCCCGCGCCCGTCACCAACGTGCGCGCCGGCGTTGCGAGTGCGGCCTGGTGGTCGTAGCGTAGAGGCACCATGGCCACCGCGACCTCGACCTTCAGCGTGGGCCGGATTGCCCTTGCCGGCGCCTTGCGTCGCGCCATCGGCGACGACTGGGTCATGTCCGAGCCCGACGAAGTGGCCATCTACGCCTATGACGGCTCGGTGGAGCATGCGCTGCCCGACGCGGTCGTGTTCCCGCGGGACGCCGCCGAGACTCAGGCGGTGGTGCGCATCGCCCACGAGCTTGGCGTGCCCATCATCGGCCGCGGCGCGGGCACCGGGCTGAGCGGCGGCGCCATCGCCGCCTGCGGCGGCATCGTGGTCAGCACCTCGCGCATGAACCGCATCCTCGAGGTGGACTACCGCAACATGCGCGCGGTGGTGGAAGCCGGCGTGGTAAACGCCGACCTCAGCGCCCATACCTCCGGCTACGGGTTCCACTACGCCCCGGACCCGTCCAGCCAGGCGGCCTGCACCATCGGCGGCAACATCGCCACCAACGCCGGCGGCCCGCACACCCTGCTCCACGGCGTGACCACTAACCACGTGCTGGGGGTCGAGTTCGTGACCCTCGACGGGCGCATCGTCACCGCCGGCGGCGGGGCCCTGGATCATCCCGGCTACGACCTGGCGGGGCTCTTCTGCGGCAGCGAGGGCACGCTGGGCATCGCCACGAAAGCCGTGGTGCGATTGGTGCGCACGCCGGACCAGGTGCGCACCATGCTTGCGTCCTTCGCCGAGGTCGCGCAGTCCAGCGCCGCGGTCTCCGGGATCATCGCCGCGGGCATCGTGCCGGCCGCAATGGAGATGATGGACCAGATTTCCCTGGAGGCCATCGCGCAGTACGTGCCGGCGGCCAACCTGCCCATCGACAAGGCCGCCGTGCTGCTGATCGAGCTGGAAGGCGTGGCCGCCGAGCTGGAGCCCCAGGAAGCGGCGATCCGCGGCGTGTTCGCCGAGCACGGGGCGGCCGAGGTGCGCGTGGCCGCCGACGCGCGCGAGCGGGCGCTGCTCTGGTTGGGGCGC from Chloroflexota bacterium harbors:
- a CDS encoding FAD-binding protein; this translates as MATATSTFSVGRIALAGALRRAIGDDWVMSEPDEVAIYAYDGSVEHALPDAVVFPRDAAETQAVVRIAHELGVPIIGRGAGTGLSGGAIAACGGIVVSTSRMNRILEVDYRNMRAVVEAGVVNADLSAHTSGYGFHYAPDPSSQAACTIGGNIATNAGGPHTLLHGVTTNHVLGVEFVTLDGRIVTAGGGALDHPGYDLAGLFCGSEGTLGIATKAVVRLVRTPDQVRTMLASFAEVAQSSAAVSGIIAAGIVPAAMEMMDQISLEAIAQYVPAANLPIDKAAVLLIELEGVAAELEPQEAAIRGVFAEHGAAEVRVAADARERALLWLGRKSAFGAMGRISPNYYVQDGVIPRTTITDVLAQIAGVSDFFKITIANVFHAGDGNLHPLLLFDDRENGALDRVIECGTSVLKVCADAGGMLSGEHGIGMEKHRNMGLVYSDADLERMQCLRHVFNPRNLFNPGKIFPTAVSCAEVNNLRRGTVEAAHS